One part of the Acinetobacter sp. SAAs474 genome encodes these proteins:
- a CDS encoding mobilization protein: MTKSTENIEKKIEAQLEKLKQLKAQKQAIEARERTKKKEQERKDDTRRKILLGSYLIKKMNDNEANKEKILAELNEYLTEDRDRQLFGL, encoded by the coding sequence ATGACAAAATCAACTGAAAATATTGAAAAAAAAATTGAAGCCCAGTTAGAGAAGCTGAAACAGTTAAAAGCGCAGAAACAGGCTATTGAAGCAAGAGAACGTACTAAGAAGAAAGAACAGGAACGCAAGGATGATACTCGGCGTAAAATTTTGCTCGGTTCTTACTTGATTAAAAAGATGAATGACAATGAAGCCAATAAAGAAAAAATACTTGCTGAACTTAACGAGTATTTAACAGAAGATCGAGATAGACAGCTTTTTGGTTTATAG
- the repM gene encoding replication initiation protein RepM: MKNSLVVKDNALINASYNLELTEQRLIMLAIINARESGQGITADSKLEIHASDYAKLFNVSADASYKALREAVNNLFNRQFSYTAEYKKTGKVGIVRSRWVSRIFYVDDLALLEITFAPDVVPLITRLEEHFTKYEAKQVAHLTSKYATRLYELLIAWREVGKVPQLELSEFRNRLGLVDNEYTAMSDFKKRVLEPSIKQINEHTDITVTYEQHKKGRIISGFSFKFKQKQQPKIEAKRDPNTPDFFIKMTDAQRHLFANKMSEMPEMGKYSQGTESYQQFAIRIADMLLEPEKFRELYPILEKAGFQG; this comes from the coding sequence ATGAAAAATAGTTTAGTCGTGAAAGATAATGCTCTAATAAATGCTAGTTACAACCTAGAGCTAACGGAACAACGTTTGATCATGCTAGCTATCATTAATGCTAGAGAATCAGGACAAGGAATCACTGCTGATAGCAAACTAGAAATACATGCTAGTGACTACGCCAAGCTATTCAATGTATCTGCCGATGCGTCATATAAAGCCTTGAGAGAAGCTGTAAATAACCTGTTTAATCGTCAATTTAGTTATACAGCCGAATATAAAAAAACAGGAAAAGTCGGCATTGTTCGATCTCGCTGGGTAAGCCGTATATTTTATGTAGATGACTTAGCATTGTTAGAAATTACTTTTGCCCCTGATGTAGTGCCTTTAATCACACGGTTGGAAGAACACTTTACAAAATATGAAGCTAAACAAGTTGCTCACCTAACTAGTAAATACGCCACTAGGCTTTATGAATTGCTGATTGCTTGGCGTGAAGTTGGAAAAGTTCCACAACTAGAACTTAGCGAGTTTAGAAACAGATTAGGTCTTGTTGATAATGAATACACCGCCATGAGTGACTTTAAAAAGCGTGTGCTTGAACCATCAATTAAACAAATTAATGAGCATACTGATATTACTGTAACGTATGAACAGCATAAAAAAGGACGGATCATTTCAGGTTTTTCTTTCAAATTTAAGCAAAAACAACAGCCAAAAATTGAAGCTAAACGAGATCCAAACACCCCAGACTTTTTTATCAAAATGACCGATGCACAACGCCATTTATTTGCGAATAAAATGTCTGAAATGCCGGAAATGGGAAAATATTCACAAGGCACTGAAAGCTATCAACAATTTGCTATCCGTATCGCAGATATGCTGTTAGAACCTGAAAAATTTAGAGAGTTGTATCCAATTTTAGAAAAAGCTGGGTTTCAAGGATAA